One window of the Longimicrobium sp. genome contains the following:
- a CDS encoding class I SAM-dependent methyltransferase — protein sequence MSAPPGFQLAMQAYRAGTMAASWAVSFYDQVKLAQLGVQGVAPISLRYRVQGSSDVEMYLRLGRLSRDEIQAALGRVGRSVAGCERVLDFGCGCGRTLLWFREMASGTRFYGTDIDAEAIAWCQGNLPFATFGVNQPLPPLSYPDEQFDLVYALSVFTHLSEEQQHLWIDELHRVLRPGGIALLTFLGYHPGVHAGPGVHAGS from the coding sequence ATGAGCGCACCCCCCGGCTTTCAGCTCGCCATGCAGGCGTACCGGGCGGGCACCATGGCCGCCAGCTGGGCGGTGAGCTTCTACGACCAGGTGAAGCTCGCGCAGCTGGGGGTGCAGGGGGTGGCGCCCATCTCCCTGCGCTACCGCGTGCAGGGGAGCTCCGACGTCGAGATGTACCTGCGCCTGGGACGGCTGAGCCGCGACGAGATCCAGGCGGCGCTCGGGCGGGTGGGGCGGAGCGTTGCCGGCTGCGAGCGGGTGCTGGACTTCGGCTGCGGGTGCGGGCGCACCCTGCTCTGGTTCCGCGAGATGGCGTCCGGCACCCGCTTCTACGGCACCGACATCGACGCCGAGGCCATCGCCTGGTGCCAGGGGAACCTTCCCTTCGCCACCTTCGGGGTGAACCAGCCGCTGCCGCCGCTGTCGTATCCCGACGAGCAGTTCGACCTGGTCTACGCCCTTTCCGTCTTCACGCACCTGAGCGAGGAGCAGCAGCACCTGTGGATCGACGAGCTGCACCGGGTGCTGCGCCCGGGCGGGATCGCGCTGCTCACCTTTCTGGGCTACCACCCCGGCGTGCACGCGGGGCCCGGCGTGCACGCCGGGAGC
- a CDS encoding class I SAM-dependent methyltransferase gives MAVNADPPMGGTLPLEQLAMGGYRMATRIFSWYISVWDQLAISGTPFPAVPPIYLRHRVHGDGSLGGFLQVGQRSRQDLEAALGRIGRRMSDFSDVMDFGCGCGRTLLWLSELAGTTRLYGTDTDAEAAEWCRRNLPFATFTNNRPMPPLDYPEGSFDLVYAISVLTHLDEEYQCRWLEELRRVTRPGGVLLLTVHGPDRVRGDLGPELQAQVHEKGILFVPSLLHRGIFPEWYQLTYHSREYVEKTFARYFRVLDYIPLGLNAYQDIVVLERTP, from the coding sequence ATGGCAGTGAACGCAGATCCGCCGATGGGGGGCACCCTGCCCCTGGAGCAGCTGGCGATGGGCGGGTACCGCATGGCCACCCGCATCTTCAGCTGGTACATCAGCGTGTGGGACCAGCTGGCCATCAGCGGGACGCCCTTTCCCGCGGTGCCGCCCATCTACCTGCGCCACCGGGTGCACGGCGACGGCTCGCTCGGCGGCTTCCTGCAGGTGGGCCAGCGCTCGCGCCAGGACCTGGAGGCCGCGCTGGGCCGCATCGGCCGGCGGATGAGCGACTTCAGCGACGTCATGGACTTCGGCTGCGGTTGCGGGCGGACGCTGCTCTGGCTTTCCGAGCTGGCGGGCACCACCCGCCTGTACGGCACCGACACCGACGCTGAAGCGGCGGAGTGGTGCCGGCGCAACCTGCCGTTCGCCACCTTCACCAACAACCGGCCGATGCCGCCCCTGGACTACCCCGAGGGCAGCTTCGACCTGGTGTACGCCATCTCGGTGCTCACCCACCTGGACGAGGAGTACCAGTGCCGCTGGCTCGAGGAGCTGCGGCGGGTCACCCGTCCGGGGGGCGTGCTGCTGCTCACGGTGCACGGGCCCGACCGCGTTCGCGGCGACCTTGGCCCGGAGCTCCAGGCCCAGGTGCACGAGAAGGGAATCCTCTTCGTTCCCTCCCTGCTGCACCGCGGGATCTTTCCGGAGTGGTACCAGCTCACCTACCACTCGCGGGAGTACGTGGAAAAGACGTTCGCGCGCTACTTCCGGGTGCTCGACTACATCCCGCTGGGGCTGAACGCGTACCAGGACATCGTGGTCCTGGAGCGCACACCGTGA